The stretch of DNA ACAAGGACATCCCGGTGGAGCCGCTGGCCGGCAAGATCGTGATCGACACCAACAACTACTACTGGGAGCGTGACGGCCGCATCCCGGCGCTGGACAACGGCGAGGCCACCACTTCCGGCCTGCTGCAGGAGCACCTCCCCGACTCAAAGGTGGCCAAGGGCTTCAACCACATCATGGCCTCCCAGATCACCACTGACGGAACCCCTTCCGGCACCGACAACCGGCGGGCGCTGGCAACAGCAAGCGATTACCCGGAAGCGGCCGAACTGGTCATCCGCCTGTACGACGAATTCGGCTTCGACACCGTAAACATCGGCGACCTGGAGGACAGTTGGCGTGTGGAGCGGGACCGGCCGGCCTACGTGGTGCGGCAGAACGCCCAGGAGCTGAAGGACAACCTGGCCAAGGCGCAGCGGACCGTTTAGCACCGCAGTCCTGGAATCCAGTTGCCCCGGAA from Pseudarthrobacter siccitolerans encodes:
- a CDS encoding NADPH-dependent F420 reductase, whose protein sequence is MTTIGIIGAGHIGSAVARKAVELGYDVVISNSRGPETLAGLVAELGPKARAATATEAAAAGDFAVVTVPLKNYKDIPVEPLAGKIVIDTNNYYWERDGRIPALDNGEATTSGLLQEHLPDSKVAKGFNHIMASQITTDGTPSGTDNRRALATASDYPEAAELVIRLYDEFGFDTVNIGDLEDSWRVERDRPAYVVRQNAQELKDNLAKAQRTV